The genomic window AGGCCTAGTTCAGCCTCATTAAACAGGCATAATAACTTGGTTTGTACGGACCCGGCATGAACCTGACTACAGAGAAAGTTCTTGCAAAACTGGTTTCTGTGCGCTTAGTCATTATGCTGTATGTGGGTGTCTCTTTCAGTAATCAGCTGACATAGATACTCTTGTGCAACAGGCAGTGATTAAACTCCAAAAACATCCTCAGTGACTTTTAAGATGTTATTAGGTTCAAATTTGTCCCCTAGGCCCTTCTCAGTATGTTTTGCCTTGGTTATATTACAATAATCTGCACTTTTCTCCCAGATAGACAGTATAGGTAGGCACACATGGCTGATGTTGTACAGCTTTGGACTGTAAAATACACATTGCAATTGCTAAAATTCACCATGTCATAAAATTGGatataatgtaaatgttgaccgtgatttttttaaatactcacCATACATTCCACTTAACTTACATCTAAAAGCGAAACTAAAAAGCGAAACTAAAAAGCTCACCGTAGCCAGGCCCCAGCGAGGATCGAACTCGCGACCCCTGGTTTACAAGACCAGTGCTCTAACCACTGAGCTATGGAGCCTGTGCTGAACGCCACGGACTTACAAGGCAAATTCAAGCTGATACTACAGTGAAGACTATTAATAGAGTAGGAACTCAGCCTGGCTCCACTTCACTGTGGACTGACTGAGAACACGCTGTGACTCTGCTTCATTTACAACAATGGCTTTTTTCCACGTACTTCTGAGCTGGACCTCTCAGGcgctgatgctgctgttgtttctgcttttcattgCGTTCCTTGGCTACTGCttgtatttaaaacacattcatatgAAATATGACCACATACCTGGACCACCGAGAGACAGGCAAGTTAACCTTCGTGTAATGGGCTCTTTAGTTTGTGCTAACATTAACGCTACGTGTTTTCTCTGCTAATGCGAACGTTAACCGTAAGTTGACGTTAATTAGCTGCCGTTAGCTTAAACCATCTGTtgactttactttgtttttgtccacaGTTTTTTCTTCGGACATTCACTGACGCTTTTGAAGGTAATGAAAAGTGACGGACTTATACACGAGAAATTCCTCGAGTGGTAAGTACATTTATGTACATATGTTAgttaactataataataataataataataatgtagcCAGCGGTTCACCTCCTGTACACAACTACGGGCTAATGCTAACTAGCTAAGTCACTAACGTAACTAAAGTGTACAGGTGTGATGTTCGTCTTTGTTgatacagtttgtgtttaaCTTGTCATCTTTATACATGAAATATCACTATATTCCACCAGTTGCGCATTCATAACATGTGTAATTACAACAGTTTTTGTATTACAGGGCAGAGAAATATGGGCCTGTTTATAGGGTGAATTTTCTGCATTACGTTTCACTCTGTGTGACCTGTCCTGAAACGacaaaggtaaaacacacaccttACAAAGATCTTTATCTGTCAGTTGCATAAGTATTGCACAACAACTAGTGTAAAGGTCTACTGATAGAAACATGGACCTGTAACTTATGCTCTACAGTATAAACAACTCTCCTACTTTGTAAAAtaagcatgtttaaaatattaatatttgtattttttttttaaagtttcctCTTTTAATCGTTCTGGTTTCAGGAAATCCTAATGTCCCCGAAGTATCCCAAAGACATATTTGTCTACAAGAGACTCTTTAGTCTCTTTGGTGAAAGGTAATTTAATTGTTCATGTTGTGTACATGTCCTGGTTACAGGTCGTCAAACTGGCCTAATGACAACTTAGCAGTAATATTAAGTTAGTTTTTTGATGCTGTGCACATGTTGAATTCTGGCAGTATTATGATGAAGCATCTTAGACTGTAATGTCAACTCAAGTAATTTAAAATTacttaataaaacaataatataattgtGCTGGCTGCTCTTTAGTAGTAGTAAACAACCTTATTTTGCTATATTGCAAGTATTATGTTCCATGTCATATCAAGGTTTCTAGGTGAAGGCCTGGTAACAGCAACGGATCATGAGAAGTGGTATAAACAGCGCCGCATCATGGACCCAGCATTCAGCAGCTTGTGAGTTATTTAGTTGAGACAGAATGGagttttcaactttttttgtATAGATAATGTTTGTACTTACTGTagatttgtttaatttacttttaatattgtTCATTTATGTCCTGGCTATGCTATTTCACTGTCTAAAACTATCAATATTTCTAAGGTATTTGAGAGGCCTAATGGGCACCTTTAACGAGATGGCAGAGAAACTCATGGTTAAATTTGGAGAAAATGCCGATAAGAAAACAGAGGTCAACATGCTCAGTCTGGTCAACTGTGTTACTCTTGATGTCATTGCTAAGGTATTATGTCAAGTCTGTCACCAGAGGCTTTATGTTGGTGACATGTATCATGTTACAATGAAGTCACAGCTATGTTATAAatctatatgtatgtgtgtttgtttgattgatCATTCTCAGGTTGCTTTTGGTGTGGATTTAGATCTGCTCAATAATACTTCACCTTTTCCTAAAGCAATTGAACAATGTCTAAAAGGGATGGTACACTATCTCAGAGACATCTTCTTTGAGGTATGACTTCAGCACAAGTTTGTATAGTGTTTATGTGGTAAAATCTGTCTGATCTCTGAGAACTTGTTTCCAGTACAATCCAAAGAACAGACCATTTATCAATGAAGTGAGGGAAGCGTGCCACCTGCTGCGTTCAACTGGAGCTAAGTTGATCCAAGAAAGAAAGACTGCCATGCAAAACGGTGATGATGTACCCAAGGACATCCTGACGCAGATCATCAAATCTGCTGGAGAAGGTTACAGTCCCCAAAGTTCAGATCCTGTTAGATCAGATAAAAAgaatgtttaaacatttttgtgttgtagATCATGGCAGTtggaaacagtttttaaattagatCAGACTGAGCATAATTAGAAGTTCAAAGTATTGAGAATAGatttacaaaaagtaaaaactctTTATAATTATCTCAACACACTGAAAGATTTACAGAGCATAATGTAAAAGCTTGTGTTAAATTAGTTAcatattaaatctttttttttcatatttcagagGAAAGCATGACTCAAGAGGATGAAGAGTTTATGTTGGACAATTTTGTTACATTCTTCATTGCAGGTGAGGCTCAAACTTCAAAAAGTTTTCtatatgtaaaatgaaaaagcatttaATTTGTGCCAATTGTAACATTTAAGGGCAGGAAACAACAGCTAATCTGCTGGCTTTTTGTATCATGGAACTTGCAAGACATCCTGAAATCTTGGAGAAGTAAGAGCTAGTAATTCAGTGAAATAACAGTGTTATGATATAACTGTTGAATGATGATTAtgttaaaatttgttttatttctcagagtGAGGAAAGAGGTGGATGACGTCATTGGGATGAAACAGGAGATAAGCTATGACGACCTGGGGCAACTGACCTATCTCTCACAGGTACATATCATGTAGGGGAAAAGTATGGTTCAGCTCTTCAGTGTGTAGTTCACTCATATTTATCTACATTCATTTatgcagttatttatttactcacTACCTTTAGTTATTTACTCAGTACTGTTATCTCCTTGTAGTTCTTATGAGAAGTGACATTACCTACATAGAGCATGCTGAACAACCTTTGTTAGCTTGCTACaactaaaacacattcacacaatgtATTTTAAGCACTTGACCCCATATGTTCCCTTCGAACTCCCTCCAGGTGCTGAAGGAGACACTAAGGATTTACCCGACAGCTCCAGGTACATCTCGTTATGCACAGGAAGACCTAGTCGTTGATGGCTTGAATATACCTGGAGGAGTCATATGTTTTGTAAGTCattcacatttcagtgtgtttgtttttgtgttcagttTTATAGTGGGTTTCTGTTT from Anabas testudineus chromosome 24, fAnaTes1.2, whole genome shotgun sequence includes these protein-coding regions:
- the LOC113149355 gene encoding cholesterol 24-hydroxylase isoform X1 is translated as MAFFHVLLSWTSQALMLLLFLLFIAFLGYCLYLKHIHMKYDHIPGPPRDSFFFGHSLTLLKVMKSDGLIHEKFLEWAEKYGPVYRVNFLHYVSLCVTCPETTKEILMSPKYPKDIFVYKRLFSLFGERFLGEGLVTATDHEKWYKQRRIMDPAFSSLYLRGLMGTFNEMAEKLMVKFGENADKKTEVNMLSLVNCVTLDVIAKVLCQVCHQRLYVGDMYHVTMKSQLCYKSICMCVCLIDHSQVAFGVDLDLLNNTSPFPKAIEQCLKGMVHYLRDIFFEYNPKNRPFINEVREACHLLRSTGAKLIQERKTAMQNGDDVPKDILTQIIKSAGEEESMTQEDEEFMLDNFVTFFIAGQETTANLLAFCIMELARHPEILEKVRKEVDDVIGMKQEISYDDLGQLTYLSQVLKETLRIYPTAPGTSRYAQEDLVVDGLNIPGGVICFFSSYVTGRLEQFFKDPLTFDPDRFHPDAPKPYYCYYPFALGPRSCLGQNFAQMEAKVVMAKLLQRFEFTLVPGQTFDILDNGTLRPKSGVVCTVRYRDYKK
- the LOC113149355 gene encoding cholesterol 24-hydroxylase isoform X3; the encoded protein is MAFFHVLLSWTSQALMLLLFLLFIAFLGYCLYLKHIHMKYDHIPGPPRDSFFFGHSLTLLKVMKSDGLIHEKFLEWAEKYGPVYRVNFLHYVSLCVTCPETTKEILMSPKYPKDIFVYKRLFSLFGERFLGEGLVTATDHEKWYKQRRIMDPAFSSLYLRGLMGTFNEMAEKLMVKFGENADKKTEVNMLSLVNCVTLDVIAKVAFGVDLDLLNNTSPFPKAIEQCLKGMVHYLRDIFFEYNPKNRPFINEVREACHLLRSTGAKLIQERKTAMQNGDDVPKDILTQIIKSAGEEESMTQEDEEFMLDNFVTFFIAGQETTANLLAFCIMELARHPEILEKVRKEVDDVIGMKQEISYDDLGQLTYLSQVLKETLRIYPTAPGTSRYAQEDLVVDGLNIPGGVICFFSSYVTGRLEQFFKDPLTFDPDRFHPDAPKPYYCYYPFALGPRSCLGQNFAQMEAKVVMAKLLQRFEFTLVPGQTFDILDNGTLRPKSGVVCTVRYRDYKK
- the LOC113149355 gene encoding cholesterol 24-hydroxylase isoform X2, yielding MAFFHVLLSWTSQALMLLLFLLFIAFLGYCLYLKHIHMKYDHIPGPPRDSFFFGHSLTLLKVMKSDGLIHEKFLEWAEKYGPVYRVNFLHYVSLCVTCPETTKEILMSPKYPKDIFVYKRLFSLFGERFLGEGLVTATDHEKWYKQRRIMDPAFSSLYLRGLMGTFNEMAEKLMVKFGENADKKTEVNMLSLVNCVTLDVIAKVLCQVCHQRLYVGDMYHVTMKSQLCYKSICMCVCLIDHSQVAFGVDLDLLNNTSPFPKAIEQCLKGMVHYLRDIFFEYNPKNRPFIKEVKEACHLLRSTGAKLIQERKTAMQNGDDVPKDILTQIIKSAGEEESMTQEDEEFMLDNFVTFFVAGQETTANLLAFCIMELARHPEILEKVRKEVDDVIGMKQEISYDDLGQLTYLSQVLKETLRIYPTAPGTARYAHEDLVVDGYNVPGGVSYSFSSYVTGRLEQFFKDPLTFDPDRFHPDAPKPYYCYYPFALGPRSCLGQNFAQMEAKVVMAKLLQRFEFTLVPGQTFDILDNGTLRPKSGVVCTVRYRDYKK